The DNA sequence CCCAGGGCCATTGTTGGACAATACGGGTTACAGGGGCCGTATTCCCACAGAGGTAGTGGTACGATTGAGAGGAGAGCTTGAAAGCCCTAGTATTGACTTTGATATTGAATTTCCTGGTACCAGTTCGGTAGTGCTTTCACAATTGGAATACCGTCTGCAAGACCCCACTGTCGAGGAGCGCAATGCCTTTTTCCTATTGGCCCAGGGTACTTTCGTAAACGAACAGACAGGGCTCAATCAACAGGCGGTAACAGGTAACCTTATTCAAACTGCTTCCGGACTGCTCAATCAGATTCTTGGGGGTAACAATGACAAGTTTAATTTTGGACTTTCCTATGAACAGGGGCTATTGGACACAGAAACTGATTTTCGGGCAGAAGATAGGATCGGTGTGACGGTTTCTACCCAGATTTCCGATCGTATTCTTGTAAATGGTAGGGTCGGGGTACCGGTAGGGGGCGTTTCAGAGACTGTTGTGGCCGGCGATGTGGAAGTGCAGGTAATATTGAACGAAGAGGGAACGTTGAGCGCCAAGATTTTTAACCGTGAAAACCAAGTCCAACAATTTTTCGCGGAACGACAAGGCTATACCCAGGGCGTAGGTCTATCGTATCAGGTCGATTTCAATAGTTTTAGGGACCTTCTTCGAAAAGTCTTTCAAAAAAAAGAGAAAGCCAAAGAAGGTCAACCACCCGAAAGCATTCCTTCAAATGTTATGGGAAAGGATAGCTTGATTCGTTTTTACACAAAGACCAATTCTCCGAAATAGGGTATGAAATCCATAAATTTCCCTATCCACAAAAAAAGGGAATAAAACGAAAACGTTTGAGTTTTTACCTGATTGTAAATAAGGGCCAGATGGTATAAGTTCTTTGCAATAAGTTTGCTAGCTTTGCTATCGCAAAAATTTCAATGGCTTCAGAAATCAAGAAAATAGCGGTATTCACCTCAGGAGGCGATTCTCCGGGAATGAACGCGGCAATTCGTTCAGTGGTACGTACATGTGCCTATATGAAACTCGAGTGCATAGCGATTTACAGGGGGTACCAGGGCATGATAGATGGTGATTTCAAGGAAATGGACGCCCGTAGTGTCAACAACATCATCAATAAAGGGGGCACAGTATTGAAATCTGCCCGGTGTGAAGAGTTCAGGACAAAAGAAGGAAGACAGAAAGCCTATGAGCAACTCAAAAAGAACAATATCGATGCTTTTGTGGTGATCGGGGGCAATGGTAGTTTCTCAGGGGCCCAATTGTTCAATAAAGAGTTTGGTTTTCCGGTAATTGGCATTCCTGGTACCATTGACAATGATATACTGGGTACCTCATATACCATTGGTTTTGATACGGCCATCAATACGGTGGTAGAGGCCATCGACAAGATTCGCGATACCGCTAGCTCGCACAACCGATTGTTCTTCATCGAGGTGATGGGTCGCGATGTGGGCCATATCGCCCTGAATTCAGGTGTCGGGGCGGGCGCTGAAGAGATATTGATTCCTGAGCAGAACTTGGGGCTCGAGCGATTGGTCGATTCTTTGAAGAGAAGTAAAAAATCTGGGAAATCATCGAGTATTGTAATAGTTGCCGAAGGTGATAAGATCGGTAAGAATGTCTTTGAATTGAAAGAGTATGTCGAAGAACATTTGCCCATTTATGATGTGCGGGTCTCTGTTTTGGGCCATATGCAACGTGGTGGCGGCCCTACTTGTTTTGATAGGGTATTGGCGAGTAGAATGGGGGTAAGGGCCGTAGAGGCACTTTTAGAGGGTAAAACGAACTATATGGTAGGTATTCGTGATACGAAACTGGTACTTGTTCCGATTGAAGAGGCCATAAGTGCACACACCGCCATCGATGAAGAACTCATTAGAGTTTCCGATATTATGACAACATAGCGTATAATCATAAAAAACAACAAAATGTCAACATTGAAAATAGGAATTAACGGATTTGGTAGAATAGGTAGATTGGTATTCAGGTCAACGGTAAAACGCGATAACGTTGATGTTGTTGCCATAAACGATTTGTTGGATGTCGAGCACTTGGCCTATTTATTGAAGTACGATTCGGTACACGGAAGATTTGATGGTACCGTAGAGGTCAGGGACGGTAATTTGGTGGTAAACGGAAAGACTGTCCGTATCACGGCAGAAAGGGATCCCAAAAACTTGAAGTGGGATGAAGTAGGTGCCGATATCGTGGCCGAGTGTACCGGAATTTTCACCACTTTGGAAACTGCGCAGTATCATATCGATGGCGGCGCCAAGAAAGTCGTCATTTCCGCACCTTCAAAAGACGCCCCCATGTTTGTTATGGGTGTCAACCATGATCAGATAAAGGCTGACGACAACATAGTTTCGAACGCCTCTTGTACCACCAACTGTTTGGCACCGCTTGCCAAAGTGCTGGATGATGAATTTGGTATTGAAGAAGGGCTGATGACAACCGTACATGCCACAACGGCTACTCAATTAACCGTTGATGGCCCCTCGAGAAAAGATTATAGGGGAGGTAGAAGTGCCATGATCAATATCATTCCTGCGTCTACAGGTGCTGCCAAGGCGGTTACAAAAGTTATTCCGGCATTGGAAGGAAAACTTACCGGTATGGCATTCAGGGTACCAACAGCAGATGTTTCTGTGGTTGATTTGACCGTGCGACTTGAAAAAGAAACATCTTACGACGAAATTAAAAAAGCGTTCAAAAAAGCCTCAGAAGGAAGTTTGAAAGGTATTTTGGGTTACACTGAAGAAGCCGTGGTCTCACAAGACTTTGTCGGTGATGCACGCACCAGTATTTTTGATGCTGGGGCAGGTATCGAATTGAACTCAAAGTTCTTCAAGGTCGTGTCATGGTACGATAACGAGGCGGGTTATTCGCACAAATTGGTTGATTTGGCCGAGCATGTGGCCAACCTCTAGCCTACGGTTGTATCTACCTAACCAAGCATAGCATAGTACATGATATTGATTGTCGACAGTGGGGCGACCAAATCAGATTGGATCGCCCTTGATGAAAAAGGCGAAAAGCTTTTCAATACCCAAACGCTGGGCTTGAGCCCTGAAGTATTGACCAAAGAGGTCATCGAAGATCGGCTGGCCAATAATTTTGAGCTCTCTAAGAACAGGGAAGAGGTCGCCCAATTGTTTTTCTATGGTGCCGGCTGCGGTACCGATCGTATGAAACGTTTTTTAAAAGGCATTTTCAACGATTTTTTTCCCAAGGCAAAGATCGAGGTGAACGAAGATACCTTTGCGGCCATTTATTCGACCACGACAATAGGTAGCCCTGGTATCGTCTGTATTTTGGGCACTGGATCGAATTGCAGCTATTATGATGGCCACCAACTGTTTCAAAAAGTGACCTCATTGGGTTATATTTTGATGGACGATGGTAGTGGTAATTTCTTTGGAAGAAAACTTTTGAGGGATTACTATTACCACAAAATGCCCCAAGACCTCGGAATCAAGTTTGCCAAAGAGTTCGACCTCGATGCCGATGTTATCAAAGAGAACCTATACAAGCAACCAAATCCGAACACGTATCTTGCGAAGTTTGCACGTTTCATTGTTGAGAACAAAGAGCATCCCTATTGCAAAGGGGTAATTCACAAGGGGTTTCAGCAATTTGTGAACAACCATATCATGCAATTTGAACTGGCGACGAAAGTGCCCATTCATTTTGTGGGAAGTATCGCTTATTATCTGCAAGAAGAGTTGAAAACTGTCATTAAGAACAATGATTTGATACAAGGGGCGATTCGCCAAAGACCGATCGATGGTCTGGTCGAGTTTCACAAAAGCACTATTTAATCGCTATCATTGAAATTTCGACATTGACGAATTTGGGCAGATTGGCCACCTCTACTGTCTCTCTCGCAGGGGCAGAGTCAACATTGAAATAAGAACCATACACCTCGTTGATCGCTGCAAATTGGTGCATGTCTTTCAAAAATATTGAGGTCTTTACCGCATTCTCAAAGGTCATTCCGGCTTCCGTCAGAATGGCCTTTATGTTTTCCATGCACTGTTGGGCTTCCATTTTGATGTTGCCCGTTACCAATTCACCGGTTTTTGGGTCAACGGGTATCTGACCCGAGATGTACAATGTTCCGTTTGATAAAACCGCTTGGTTATAGGGCCCTATGGGTGCAGGGGCGTTTGAAGTATTGATTATTTTTTTCACGATGCTTATTTATTGTCAATAGTTTAGTTCATTTACCCTGACCAGCAGCAATTGTTATCGCCTTCCCAGTCTACGCTGGCTGCGTTGCTCCCATTTCACATCTTGTAGTATTGAACTGCTGATACCGATAAAAAAGTCCCATCGTTCATTTGTACCAAAGGGTACCCAATTGAAACGCAGATCAAAGCTACCCAGATTTCGTTGAAACCTGAATTGGGTCAGTGTGAAGCCCTTGTTCTTAAAGTCGTATCCTGACGAAAAGCCTAGACTCCATTTGGGGGTCAACTCAATATTGCCCGAGAACATTAGCGAATTATTGGTGATTTCACTTTGGCGATTACTGTTGTTATAGGTCGTGGCATAGGCCAAACGAAGGTCCCAGGGCAGTTTTGTGTTGTAAATGGGCACCTCTTCGTCATCATCATCATTTTTTCGCTTATCTGCAATTTGGCTGGCCGCTGTATCAAAACCCTGACCAAATAGATCGTCAACTCTACCCCCACTGGTAGCTCGGTAGTACTCATCGCCATCTGGTTCTTCCTCTGTATCCTTTTTATCTTTTTTCTTGAAGGTTTCACTATTCAATGAATACCCTATGTTCAAACTCGCCCGTGTCAAACGAAACAATCCTCCGCCGCTATTGATGTTCAGAGTATTGATTCGACGCCCATTGTTGTCAATGGCGTACGGATCAAGGTTTCCCGTAAAGTTGATGGACATCTTATTGTCGAGTATCGTGGTGCCCCCATTAAAACTAACAGGGGACAGTTTGAGCGAATCTGCCTCAAAATTATAGGAAGTCGCAAAGTTGAGGTTGCTCAACAAGGATATCTTTTTTGGTTCTGTCGCCGTTGAGTCTTTATCCCTGACTTTGGCTTCCAAAGTGTTTTGCAGTGAAAAGCTAACAGAATTCGATTTGTTGAGACTGGGCGCCCCGTTTAAAGTACCTTCAAAACGACTGTACAATACCTCTTCACCATCGAGATCGGTATAAGAATCATAGAATTGTTCGAATGAAGGCGTATAGCCCCAGCCTATCGAGGGCCGCATGACATGGCGAATGGCCTGTATTTTTTTATCCTCCCCAAAATTGAAGGTACCGTAAAGCGTGGTTCCGATGTTGGCACTGAAACCGTAGCGATTATAGCGATCGAAACCACTGATGGTGTCCAATACCACTTCACGGTTGCTATCTGGATCGTCGGGAT is a window from the Muricauda sp. SCSIO 65647 genome containing:
- the pfkA gene encoding 6-phosphofructokinase, which codes for MASEIKKIAVFTSGGDSPGMNAAIRSVVRTCAYMKLECIAIYRGYQGMIDGDFKEMDARSVNNIINKGGTVLKSARCEEFRTKEGRQKAYEQLKKNNIDAFVVIGGNGSFSGAQLFNKEFGFPVIGIPGTIDNDILGTSYTIGFDTAINTVVEAIDKIRDTASSHNRLFFIEVMGRDVGHIALNSGVGAGAEEILIPEQNLGLERLVDSLKRSKKSGKSSSIVIVAEGDKIGKNVFELKEYVEEHLPIYDVRVSVLGHMQRGGGPTCFDRVLASRMGVRAVEALLEGKTNYMVGIRDTKLVLVPIEEAISAHTAIDEELIRVSDIMTT
- the gap gene encoding type I glyceraldehyde-3-phosphate dehydrogenase, producing the protein MSTLKIGINGFGRIGRLVFRSTVKRDNVDVVAINDLLDVEHLAYLLKYDSVHGRFDGTVEVRDGNLVVNGKTVRITAERDPKNLKWDEVGADIVAECTGIFTTLETAQYHIDGGAKKVVISAPSKDAPMFVMGVNHDQIKADDNIVSNASCTTNCLAPLAKVLDDEFGIEEGLMTTVHATTATQLTVDGPSRKDYRGGRSAMINIIPASTGAAKAVTKVIPALEGKLTGMAFRVPTADVSVVDLTVRLEKETSYDEIKKAFKKASEGSLKGILGYTEEAVVSQDFVGDARTSIFDAGAGIELNSKFFKVVSWYDNEAGYSHKLVDLAEHVANL
- a CDS encoding N-acetylglucosamine kinase — protein: MILIVDSGATKSDWIALDEKGEKLFNTQTLGLSPEVLTKEVIEDRLANNFELSKNREEVAQLFFYGAGCGTDRMKRFLKGIFNDFFPKAKIEVNEDTFAAIYSTTTIGSPGIVCILGTGSNCSYYDGHQLFQKVTSLGYILMDDGSGNFFGRKLLRDYYYHKMPQDLGIKFAKEFDLDADVIKENLYKQPNPNTYLAKFARFIVENKEHPYCKGVIHKGFQQFVNNHIMQFELATKVPIHFVGSIAYYLQEELKTVIKNNDLIQGAIRQRPIDGLVEFHKSTI
- a CDS encoding RidA family protein — protein: MKKIINTSNAPAPIGPYNQAVLSNGTLYISGQIPVDPKTGELVTGNIKMEAQQCMENIKAILTEAGMTFENAVKTSIFLKDMHQFAAINEVYGSYFNVDSAPARETVEVANLPKFVNVEISMIAIK